Genomic DNA from Chiloscyllium plagiosum isolate BGI_BamShark_2017 chromosome 9, ASM401019v2, whole genome shotgun sequence:
AACTATGGACATGAGTCGCAGCCCTTCTTCAACGCAGCAACTTGGACTTCTTCAGCCATTGGGCTCCAAGGGAATATCGAGTACAGCCCAACAAATGCCCAGGTTCAACCCAATTACTGTCACTCTAGCTCCCAACCTTCAGACTGGCCATAACACTCCTACATCTTTGCACATACGAGGTGTGCCTCCACCTGTACTTAATAGCCCCCAAGGTAATTCTATCTACATTAGGCCTTACGTGACAACACAAAGCAGTTCAAACCGCCAGATGTCACAGCAGCCTGGCTGGATAGCTGGGCAAAATACCAGCACTCCTCAGTACAGTCATAATCAACAACAGCAGCTTTTCCAAGCCCCACAGTACTCACAACCGCAGCAGATGGAACAAGTGGCAGGCTTCTGTGCTCCTGTTACTTCACAATGTGGTTCAGCATATACCTCATCCCAACAGTCTGTGTACCCAGGCCAACAAAACCACCAGACGTCTCATGTGTACATGCCTATCAGCTCCCCCACAACGTCTCAAGTTCCTCCTTATCAGTCCTCAAATAATGCACATCCTTCAATTTACAGTCAATATAACATTCAGAACATCTCAACAGGGTCACGGAAAAACCAAATTGAGATCAAACTTGAATCACCACAGAGGAGTAATGCAACAATGCTGCGTCCCTCCAACTCTCGCACAGCCCCTTCACCTTCCATTAGCAGCCAGTCGGGAGGCAGGAGTCAACCCACAGTTTACATTTCCGCAAGCCCCCCATCATGTGAGGAGATAGTTGGACGCAACCAGCCGAAGCTCTATATCTCGGCAAATTCTACATCCGGTGATGAGCCGGGTCTGCGAAATCAGCCCACTGTGTATATATCAGCAAACCCAGGTTCAGCATCTTCCTCCCGAAGTGCTGCAGGACAAATTAGCATGGGTCCACAGCAGGGTGCTTTCATTCAACCCGCCTACATCCGTCATCACCCACCCAAGAGTCGGAGTGCAGGCAATTGCAACACTGCCACTTCTCCGAGAGTGGTGGTCACCCAACCCAATACCAAGTACACTTTTAAGATTACAGTTTCACCAAATAAGCCACCTGCCATTTCCCCTGGGGTTGCATCACCAACATTTGAACCTTCTAATCTCTTAAGCCTACCCGATCATTATGTGGAGCCTGAACCTGTCCAGCATTTGCAACTAGCAACTGATCCTGCTTCAACTCGTGACAATCGAATCAGTGAGATGCGAAGGATGAGTGCAGGATCTGATGATGCTGCCTATACAGAAGGTACTGAGAATTTTAGAAGTTTGTCTTTTTCAAGTTTTAATTCTTCTTTCAGCCAGTGTCTATCACAATGGGTTTCTTTTCAATAGGTTAAAACTGAAAGGCAATAGATTGCATGCTGATGCTATTGTATTCCTTGCAAGGGGCAATAG
This window encodes:
- the tab2 gene encoding TGF-beta-activated kinase 1 and MAP3K7-binding protein 2 encodes the protein MAQASQQIDIQVLHDLRQKFPEVPECVVSHCILQNGNNLDACCKFLSQESTKYLYGEGDLNFLDESSISGIHNHMSELNLDVQSQNVYQHWKERSQLNGNRTVPHGVSDGALPTALTSYEPTQQPQVTPTQLAAGLNMFGTMDMSRSPSSTQQLGLLQPLGSKGISSTAQQMPRFNPITVTLAPNLQTGHNTPTSLHIRGVPPPVLNSPQGNSIYIRPYVTTQSSSNRQMSQQPGWIAGQNTSTPQYSHNQQQQLFQAPQYSQPQQMEQVAGFCAPVTSQCGSAYTSSQQSVYPGQQNHQTSHVYMPISSPTTSQVPPYQSSNNAHPSIYSQYNIQNISTGSRKNQIEIKLESPQRSNATMLRPSNSRTAPSPSISSQSGGRSQPTVYISASPPSCEEIVGRNQPKLYISANSTSGDEPGLRNQPTVYISANPGSASSSRSAAGQISMGPQQGAFIQPAYIRHHPPKSRSAGNCNTATSPRVVVTQPNTKYTFKITVSPNKPPAISPGVASPTFEPSNLLSLPDHYVEPEPVQHLQLATDPASTRDNRISEMRRMSAGSDDAAYTEALLVHQKARMDRLRRELELEKRKLDKLKSEVNQMESDLTQRRMKRSNSASQIPSLEEMQQLRSSNRQLQIDIDCITKEIDLFQAKGPHFNPSAIHNFYDNMGFRGPVPPKPKEQKPAAKPSKPIIDPEEDEGAQWNCSTCTFLNHPALIRCEQCEMPKHF